One region of Rhodocaloribacter litoris genomic DNA includes:
- the thiO gene encoding glycine oxidase ThiO → MRIGIVGGGIIGLALGWRLRREGLEVVVFERDRAGARTSYVGAGMLAPYAEVGFEELPLMRLGEQSLNLFPAFLDRLAEDAGRVPRLDRCGTLMVGVDRDDTEHLRRLYDFRRELGLPVEMITGTEAREREPLLAPRVVSAIWLPDDAQIDNRLLVAALREAFLRRGGRLLEGTAVQRVLVEGDRVRGVQTAAETHPLDAVVVAAGCWSGQVPGLPEALRPPVRPVKGQILTLGVDPACRLTRMIRSPRVYLVPKEEGTIRLGATTEEKGFDTEPTAGAVKELLEDAWEVVPCIYDLPVREVLAGLRPASRDHAPIIGQAGLEGLYYATGHYRNGILLTPVTVENLAAEIVFGTIPESTRPFRPERFQTHPTP, encoded by the coding sequence ATGAGGATCGGCATCGTCGGCGGCGGGATCATCGGGCTGGCCCTCGGGTGGCGACTGCGCCGGGAAGGCCTTGAGGTCGTCGTGTTCGAGCGGGACCGTGCCGGGGCCCGGACCAGCTATGTCGGGGCCGGGATGCTGGCCCCGTATGCCGAGGTGGGGTTCGAGGAACTGCCGCTGATGCGGCTGGGCGAGCAGAGCCTGAACCTGTTCCCGGCCTTCCTGGACCGCCTGGCCGAAGACGCCGGCCGCGTGCCCCGGCTGGATCGTTGCGGCACCCTCATGGTCGGCGTCGACCGGGACGATACCGAGCATCTCCGGCGCCTCTACGACTTCCGGCGCGAACTGGGCCTGCCGGTGGAGATGATCACCGGCACGGAGGCCCGCGAGCGGGAGCCGCTGCTTGCCCCCCGCGTCGTCTCGGCCATCTGGCTCCCGGATGACGCCCAGATCGACAACCGCCTCCTCGTCGCCGCGTTGCGGGAGGCCTTTCTCCGCCGGGGCGGGCGGCTCCTGGAGGGCACCGCCGTGCAGCGCGTCCTGGTCGAGGGCGACCGCGTGCGGGGCGTGCAGACGGCTGCGGAAACGCATCCGCTCGACGCCGTGGTGGTGGCGGCCGGCTGCTGGTCCGGCCAGGTGCCGGGCCTTCCGGAGGCGCTGCGCCCCCCGGTGCGCCCGGTGAAAGGGCAGATCCTCACCCTCGGCGTGGATCCCGCCTGCCGGCTCACCCGGATGATCCGCTCGCCTCGCGTCTACCTGGTGCCCAAGGAGGAGGGGACGATCCGCCTGGGGGCCACTACCGAGGAGAAGGGGTTCGACACCGAGCCGACGGCCGGCGCCGTCAAAGAGTTGCTGGAGGATGCCTGGGAGGTGGTCCCGTGCATCTACGACCTGCCCGTGCGCGAAGTGCTGGCCGGCCTGCGACCCGCCAGCCGCGACCATGCCCCGATCATCGGGCAGGCCGGTCTCGAAGGGCTCTACTACGCCACCGGTCACTACCGGAACGGAATCCTGCTCACCCCCGTGACGGTAGAAAACCTGGCGGCGGAGATCGTCTTCGGAACCATCCCGGAGAGCACCCGCCCCTTTCGCCCGGAACGGTTTCAGACCCACCCCACCCCATGA
- the thiS gene encoding sulfur carrier protein ThiS, with product MKLIVNGRPLETDATSIATLLRALDYATDGRGMAVAVNDAVVPRDRWDDVALSEGDRVEIIRATQGG from the coding sequence ATGAAGTTGATCGTCAATGGCAGGCCGCTGGAGACGGACGCGACGTCCATCGCGACGCTGCTCCGGGCACTCGACTATGCGACGGACGGCCGGGGCATGGCCGTGGCCGTCAACGACGCCGTCGTGCCCCGCGATCGCTGGGACGACGTTGCGCTGTCGGAAGGGGATCGCGTCGAGATCATTCGCGCCACCCAGGGCGGATGA
- the tenA gene encoding thiaminase II — protein sequence MTFTDRLWKRIEPIYEATLAHPFIRELTDGTLPRDTFLFYLKQDTLYLSDFTRALALAGARAADNAHMQSFLEFAVGAIAVERQLHEDFYAKYDTQLDVVKAPACFTYTHFLLSKALLGSYAGLIGAVLPCFWIYREVGMAVYRRAAPDNPYRAWIDTYAGEAFNRSVERAIEIADEVAGAASEAQRKEMEEAFVHSTLLEWMFWDSAYRREAWPLQEAMTSVPAS from the coding sequence AAACGCATCGAGCCGATCTACGAGGCCACCCTGGCGCACCCGTTCATCCGCGAGCTGACCGACGGCACGCTCCCGCGGGACACGTTTCTTTTCTACCTGAAGCAGGACACCCTCTACCTGTCCGACTTCACGCGGGCGCTGGCGCTGGCCGGGGCCCGGGCCGCCGACAACGCGCACATGCAGTCGTTCCTCGAGTTCGCCGTGGGCGCCATCGCCGTGGAGCGGCAGTTGCACGAGGATTTCTATGCGAAGTACGACACGCAGCTGGACGTGGTGAAGGCGCCGGCCTGCTTCACCTATACCCACTTTCTGCTTTCGAAGGCGCTCCTCGGGAGTTATGCCGGCCTGATCGGGGCCGTGCTCCCGTGCTTCTGGATCTACCGCGAGGTGGGGATGGCCGTCTACCGCCGGGCCGCGCCGGATAACCCCTACCGGGCCTGGATCGACACGTATGCCGGCGAGGCGTTCAACCGGAGCGTGGAGCGGGCCATCGAGATCGCCGACGAGGTGGCCGGGGCCGCCTCGGAAGCGCAGCGGAAGGAGATGGAAGAAGCCTTCGTCCACTCCACGTTGCTGGAATGGATGTTCTGGGACAGCGCCTACCGGCGTGAGGCCTGGCCGTTGCAGGAGGCGATGACTTCCGTGCCGGCGTCATGA